From a region of the Daphnia magna isolate NIES linkage group LG1, ASM2063170v1.1, whole genome shotgun sequence genome:
- the LOC123475252 gene encoding ras-related protein Rab-39A-like, translating into MNEAKSHIEPHRAVFILVGCKLDLKDQREVSSEEAARFANFNEMPFVETSAKTGENVEEAFRIVGQEIYNRVQLGEYSIHDGWDGVKAGYRRAGRDYGLVEAEAARTTCC; encoded by the exons ATGAATGAAGCCAAATCACATATTGAGCCACACAGAGCTGTTTTTATCCTTGTTGGATGtaaactggatttgaaagACCAAAGAGAAGTGTCAAGTGAAGAAGCTGCAAGGTTTGCAAACTTCAATGAAATGCCTTTTGTTGAAACTTCTGCCAAAACAG GTGAAAATGTGGAAGAAGCGTTTCGTATTGTTGGCCAGGAAATTTATAACCGCGTTCAGCTAGGAGAATACTCAATCCACGACGGATGGGATGGAGTTAAAGCTGGTTATCGAAGAGCCGGCCGAGATTACGGTCTAGTAGAAGCC
- the LOC123469654 gene encoding sarcolemmal membrane-associated protein-like isoform X1, translated as MENSRKVTHGCIVATVKLYLPDGKEAKASPSTGIQEEEDSCELGKQDLYQLNQWIQEAVIREQVLETKLGSLQRIVSATREAAEMGWTALMEEDRLLTRIESLENQLVVSSKNFHEDKLREEIRKLYDEKNIYQDVSKESLRKVLTEKMETLKKLQETERSLSNAEDERDNMKELNDKLNEQILELAEKFEKESDELQSYKRKLQEADNQQLRHEQEMQSRQDALREAEEKEMVLLAQVESRQAEIDFTKEQLANLRLRLDSMKVAEELKKDENEIGGDVVEDKSNNVKENQTETLRQRVVQLESQLKTSLANNLNGEFVPDPIGYKSKEVDRLQGRCTWDCYLYRRQLACCSVILKELLEETRAKCRVLEYSYFCFYFRSRKVSINHKVIFQEFGWSTFSL; from the exons ATGgaaaattcaagaaaag ttactCATGGTTGTATTGTAGCTACTGTAAAGTTATATTTACCTGATGGCAAAGAAGCCAAAGCCAG TCCTTCAACAGGCatccaagaagaagaagatagtTGTGAACTTGGCAAACAAGATCTCTACCAACTTAACCAATGGATACAG GAAGCGGTTATTCGAGAACAAGTTTTAGAAACGAAATTAGGATCCTTGCAGCGTATTGTGAGCGCTACGCGTGAAGCAGCTGAAATGGGCTGGACAGCATTGATGGAGGAAGACAGACTATTAACTCGGATAGAATCGCTTGAAAATCAACTTGTCGTTTCATCGAAA AACTTTCACGAGGATAAACTACGAGAGGAGATCCGAAAGTTGTATGAcgagaaaaacatttatcagGATGTTTCTAAAGAATCTTTGCGGAAAGTGCTCACGGAAAAGATggagacattaaaaaaattgcaggaaACCGAACG ATCGTTGAGTAATGCCGAAGACGAACGCGACAATATGaaagaattaaatgataaGTTGAATGAACAAATATTAGAACTGGCTGAGAAATTCGAAAAGGAATCAGACGAGTTACAATCGTACAAGAGAAAATTGCAGGAGGCAGACAACCAACAACTTCGTCATGAACAGGAAATGCAGTCGCGACAAGACGCACTTCGTGAagctgaagaaaaagaaatggttcTTTTAGCCcag GTGGAGAGCAGGCAGGCGGAAATCGATTTCACCAAAGAGCAGCTCGCCAATCTAAGACTACGTCTTGATTCCATGAAAGTAGCAGAAGAACTaaagaaagatgaaaatgaaatcggcGGAGATGTAGTTGAAGATAAGAGTAACAATgtcaaagaaaatcaaactgAAACGTTAAGACAACGTGTGGTCCAACTTGAGTCACAACTTAAAACATCACTCGCAAAC AATCTGAATGGAGAATTCGTCCCAGATCCTATTGGATACAAGTCAAAAGAAGTTGATCGTCTACAAG GTCGATGCACGTGGGATTGTTATCTTTACCGCAGGCAATTGGCATGTTGTAGTGTAATTTTAAAAG AGCTTTTGGAAGAAACGCGCGCCAAGTGCCGAGTACTCGAGTACTcttatttttgcttttattttaggTCAAGAAAGGTTTCGATCAATCACAAAGTCATATTTCAGGAATTCG GTTGGAGTACTTTTAGTTTATGA
- the LOC123469654 gene encoding sarcolemmal membrane-associated protein-like isoform X2 gives MENSRKVTHGCIVATVKLYLPDGKEAKASPSTGIQEEEDSCELGKQDLYQLNQWIQEAVIREQVLETKLGSLQRIVSATREAAEMGWTALMEEDRLLTRIESLENQLVVSSKNFHEDKLREEIRKLYDEKNIYQDVSKESLRKVLTEKMETLKKLQETERSLSNAEDERDNMKELNDKLNEQILELAEKFEKESDELQSYKRKLQEADNQQLRHEQEMQSRQDALREAEEKEMVLLAQVESRQAEIDFTKEQLANLRLRLDSMKVAEELKKDENEIGGDVVEDKSNNVKENQTETLRQRVVQLESQLKTSLANNLNGEFVPDPIGYKSKEVDRLQELLEETRAKCRVLEYSYFCFYFRSRKVSINHKVIFQEFGWSTFSL, from the exons ATGgaaaattcaagaaaag ttactCATGGTTGTATTGTAGCTACTGTAAAGTTATATTTACCTGATGGCAAAGAAGCCAAAGCCAG TCCTTCAACAGGCatccaagaagaagaagatagtTGTGAACTTGGCAAACAAGATCTCTACCAACTTAACCAATGGATACAG GAAGCGGTTATTCGAGAACAAGTTTTAGAAACGAAATTAGGATCCTTGCAGCGTATTGTGAGCGCTACGCGTGAAGCAGCTGAAATGGGCTGGACAGCATTGATGGAGGAAGACAGACTATTAACTCGGATAGAATCGCTTGAAAATCAACTTGTCGTTTCATCGAAA AACTTTCACGAGGATAAACTACGAGAGGAGATCCGAAAGTTGTATGAcgagaaaaacatttatcagGATGTTTCTAAAGAATCTTTGCGGAAAGTGCTCACGGAAAAGATggagacattaaaaaaattgcaggaaACCGAACG ATCGTTGAGTAATGCCGAAGACGAACGCGACAATATGaaagaattaaatgataaGTTGAATGAACAAATATTAGAACTGGCTGAGAAATTCGAAAAGGAATCAGACGAGTTACAATCGTACAAGAGAAAATTGCAGGAGGCAGACAACCAACAACTTCGTCATGAACAGGAAATGCAGTCGCGACAAGACGCACTTCGTGAagctgaagaaaaagaaatggttcTTTTAGCCcag GTGGAGAGCAGGCAGGCGGAAATCGATTTCACCAAAGAGCAGCTCGCCAATCTAAGACTACGTCTTGATTCCATGAAAGTAGCAGAAGAACTaaagaaagatgaaaatgaaatcggcGGAGATGTAGTTGAAGATAAGAGTAACAATgtcaaagaaaatcaaactgAAACGTTAAGACAACGTGTGGTCCAACTTGAGTCACAACTTAAAACATCACTCGCAAAC AATCTGAATGGAGAATTCGTCCCAGATCCTATTGGATACAAGTCAAAAGAAGTTGATCGTCTACAAG AGCTTTTGGAAGAAACGCGCGCCAAGTGCCGAGTACTCGAGTACTcttatttttgcttttattttaggTCAAGAAAGGTTTCGATCAATCACAAAGTCATATTTCAGGAATTCG GTTGGAGTACTTTTAGTTTATGA
- the LOC123475261 gene encoding rho guanine nucleotide exchange factor 3-like, with product MEIPLSCSCKCKKTCIADETNNPEQPDQNNQIRTTNQRRIPLSCSCKCKKTCIADETNNPEHPENYGIGPTDDRAPSPERCGAESVQPNPSPVRESCETPQNNRETIPECQEIYLKSTQPSGIDNELGLNKEQTVAISQRQQCSENSAILPFRHRFDEITSVAFEENELTDEENYGIGPTDNQAPSPEMCGAKFIQPNPSPIRESCETIPECQEIYLKTTQFSRIDNELGLNKEQTVASQRCWQNSAIIPFRHRFDELTSMAFEENELMDDDSKEEESIQESACNNFSEKIWTLRQSPKLKKYRPPTFKPTRQRTTQLWSETWGKKTALSLTPQELNRQESINEILQGEIHFIEDLLMIQTVYHQSLVHLGYISRSEANLIFGWIPTFISIHTEFRDRILKALGPNSCFTYFGTSVQEWIPNLKIYSSYCYQLIEVKKLLDEKKNSDPLFEDFLRRCLESSFSRRLDLWSYLDAPRSRLMKYPLLLTQTQKFGKNNHNEFKALEQALQMLRDVLDQVDRSTGLAICKQVIDKIDLPEEMTTVFEDANTVMCRGELETCQGIKLQCFLFNSGLVLTRADSRGRLNLYGNPFEAGHFKIVDLGSEVQQKTNRSKLQTRYLLRVDTPSESITLVTLDETNKKRWMTSLSTVVNGKV from the exons ATGGA GATTCCATTGTCCTGCTCGTGTAAATGCAAGAAGACCTGCATAGCCGACGAGACAAATAACCCAGAACAACCAGATCAGAACAACCAGATCAGAACAACCAATCAGCGTAGGATTCCATTGTCCTGCTCGTGTAAATGCAAGAAGACCTGCATAGCCGACGAGACAAATAACCCAGAACACCCAGAAAACTATGGAATCGGACCCACTGACGACCGAGCACCGTCACCGGAAAGGTGTGGAGCCGAATCCGTTCAGCCGAATCCATCACCAGTACGAGAAAGTTGCGAAACGCCACAGAATAATCGCGAAACGATACCGGAATGTCaggaaatatacttgaaatCCACGCAACCCAGTGGAATCGACAACGAACTTGGTTTGAACAAGGAGCAAACGGTGGCTATTAGCCAACGTCAGCAATGTTCCGAAAATTCAGCGATTCTTCCCTTTCGTCATCGGTTCGACGAAATAACATCAGTGgcttttgaagaaaatgaattgacggATGAAGAAAACTATGGAATCGGACCCACTGACAACCAAGCACCGTCACCGGAAATGTGTGGAGCTAAATTCATTCAGCCAAATCCATCACCAATACGAGAAAGTTGCGAAACCATACCAGAATGTCAGGAAATATACCTGAAAACCACGCAATTTAGTCGAATCGACAACGAACTTGGTTTGAACAAGGAGCAAACGGTGGCTAGCCAACGTTGTTGGCAAAATTCAGCGATTATTCCCTTTCGTCATCGGTTCGACGAACTTACATCAATGgcttttgaagaaaatgaattgatggATGATGACtcaaaggaagaagaaagcaTCCAAGAGAGTGCGTGTAATAATTTCAGCGAA aaaatttgGACTTTAAGACAGTCTCCAAAGTTGAAAAAATATCGACCTCCGACTTTTAAACCTACTAGACAAAGAACTACCCAGCTATGGAGTGAAACATGGGGTAAAAAAACAGCTTTATCGCTGACTCCCCAAGAATTGAATAGACAAGAATCAATCAATGAAATATTGCAAGGCGAGATCCATTTTATCGAAGATCTCCTGATGATACAAACGGTTTATCACCAATCACTGGTACACCTTGGCTACATTTCCCGTAGTGAGGCAAACCTAATATTCGGTTGGATCCCGACGTTTATCTCAATCCACACAGAGTTTAGAGACAGAATTTTAAAAGCATTAGGACCAAATAGCTGTTTCACATACTTTGGTACGTCCGTCCAAGAATGGATTCCTAATCTCAAAATCTATTCATCCTATTGTTATCAGCTGATTGAAGTTAAAAAGCTGCTAGacgaaaaaaagaactctGATCCTCTATTTGAGGATTTCCTCAGACGTTGTCTGGAGTCCAGCTTTTCACggcgtttggatctgtggaGCTACCTGGACGCTCCCAGATCCCGTTTAATGAAATATCCCCTCCTATTGACCCAGACACAAAAGTTTGGAAAAAACAACCACAATGAATTCAAGGCACTTGAACAAGCTCTTCAAATGCTTCGCGATGTTCTAGACCAAGTAGACAGATCAACGGGACTTGCAATATGCAAACAGGTAATCGATAAAATTGATTTGCCTGAGGAAATGACTACAGTTTTTGAAGATGCCAACACTGTTATGTGTAGAGGAGAACTCGAGACCTGTCAAGGGATCAAGCTTCAATGCTTTCTGTTCAACAGTGGGCTGGTCCTCACCAGAGCTGATTCCAGGGGGCGCCTAAATCTCTACGGGAATCCCTTTGAAGCAGGACACTTCAAAATAGTTGATTTAGGGAGCGAGGTCCAACAAAAAACTAACAGAAGCAAACTTCAAACGAGGTATTTACTTCGAGTCGATACACCGTCGGAAAGTATCACATTGGTCACTCTCGACGAAACCAATAAGAAAAGGTGGATGACTAGTCTTTCTACAGTCGTGAACGGAAAGGTCTAG